One genomic segment of Actinoplanes ianthinogenes includes these proteins:
- a CDS encoding ArsR/SmtB family transcription factor has protein sequence MLRFEVDAEDLLRTRFAVSPIFELQSLIRVLALPAPGLPESWLSRFRPAFDQLREQPGLAASLALKTAKSGANFYAPPPRGMAQTIEQDLDAIRSWPLGAAREEIDWYLARRRVTAETRAFLYAGDVLDRFAGFLELAWSALLAAEWPQMRAVCERDVVHRAAELGRSGWAAALAGLGPRVRWHDSGIELSAHTGPAGALGGAGLLLVPSVLIWPGTAVFGDDPWPKAVIYPARGVGALFEPAPPTVPDALAALLGRSRARLLAALAEPASTTQLAAVFGLATGAVGDHLAVLHRAGLVSRARSGRSVLYARTVLGDQVLRGSAGVR, from the coding sequence GTGCTGCGCTTCGAGGTGGATGCCGAGGACCTGCTGCGGACCCGGTTCGCGGTGTCGCCGATCTTCGAGCTGCAATCGCTGATCCGGGTCCTGGCGCTGCCCGCGCCGGGCCTGCCGGAGTCCTGGCTGTCCCGATTCCGGCCCGCTTTCGATCAGCTGCGCGAGCAGCCCGGCCTGGCCGCGTCACTGGCCCTGAAGACCGCCAAGTCCGGGGCCAACTTCTACGCACCGCCGCCGCGCGGCATGGCCCAGACCATCGAACAGGATCTTGACGCGATCCGGTCCTGGCCGCTCGGCGCGGCCCGCGAGGAGATCGACTGGTATCTGGCCCGCCGCCGGGTCACGGCCGAGACCAGAGCTTTCCTGTACGCCGGGGACGTGCTCGACCGGTTCGCCGGTTTCCTGGAGCTCGCCTGGTCGGCCCTGCTCGCCGCGGAGTGGCCGCAGATGCGCGCGGTCTGCGAGCGCGACGTCGTGCACCGCGCCGCCGAGCTGGGCCGCTCCGGTTGGGCGGCGGCCCTGGCCGGTCTCGGCCCACGGGTCCGCTGGCACGACAGCGGCATCGAGTTGTCCGCGCACACCGGCCCGGCCGGCGCGCTCGGCGGCGCCGGCCTGCTGCTCGTCCCGTCGGTGCTGATCTGGCCCGGCACGGCGGTCTTCGGCGACGACCCGTGGCCGAAAGCGGTCATCTATCCGGCGCGCGGCGTCGGTGCCCTGTTCGAGCCAGCCCCGCCCACCGTCCCGGACGCCCTGGCCGCGCTGCTCGGCCGCAGCCGGGCCCGGCTGCTCGCCGCCCTCGCCGAGCCGGCCAGCACCACCCAGCTGGCGGCGGTCTTCGGGCTGGCCACCGGCGCGGTCGGTGACCACCTGGCGGTCCTGCACCGGGCGGGCCTGGTGAGCCGCGCCCGGTCCGGGCGGTCCGTCCTTTATGCCCGCACGGTATTGGGTGATCAGGTGCTTCGTGGCAGCGCGGGGGTCCGATGA
- a CDS encoding fumarate reductase/succinate dehydrogenase flavoprotein subunit: protein MTRELETDVLVVGGGTAGTMAALSAAEHGAQVLLLEKAHVRHSGALAMGMDGVNNAVIPGKATPEDYVREITRANDGIVNQRTVHQTATRGHAMVQRLERYGVKFEKDEYGEYAVRQVHRSGRYVLPMPEGRDVKKVLYRQLRRREMREKIQIENRVMPVRVLTADGRAVGAAGFDTRSGEFVTVRAKAVILATGACGRLGLPASGYLYGTYENPTNAGDGYAMAYHAGAELSGIECFQINPLIKDYNGPACAYVANPFGGYQVNNRGERFVDCDYWSGQMMAEVARELDSDRGPIYLKLSHLPDETISAIEGILHTTERPSRGTFHAGRGHDYRTHDIEMHISEIGLCGGHSASGVWVDENGQTTVPGLYAAGDLACVPHNYMIGAFVFGDLAGTHAASRSVDLSALPHDQIEAAKALIYRPLDHPDGPPQQQIEYKLRRFVNDYVAPPKSAAKLEIAVETFQRMAGEIDGMGGRTPHELMRCVEVSFIRDCAEMAARASLVRTESRWGLYHERADHPQRDDAEWLYHLNLRRNDDGEMEFVKRPVAAYLFPVDGFEPQPGPEQTPVAEVRSFGTALHTPISVRPEHVTAAPAADRIVAVLALADDQSPLAGFEPYLADPDPGVRQTAVATLTEVAPPGVADALVTALADTDAGVRAAAVAGLRELADVLPASAELAQRLRAAYAGTDPAVREVVVELLRVIGLGTPADFRAAAEDVEVAVRLQAVRGLVRRDDVTGLAAAALDPAREVRVAAAHGLGTVGDPHGAAALERLAADPDLLVQAAALAAAAPIGCPPPLADLAIARLDDPAWQVREGAAKALAAAPAELAVPVLLTAAKDTNLDVRKAAIRSLSTWPDRDDVRSALTDASTDGDADVRAWARRALSTA, encoded by the coding sequence GCGCTCTCCGCCGCCGAGCACGGCGCGCAGGTGCTGCTGCTGGAGAAGGCGCACGTCCGGCACTCCGGCGCGCTCGCCATGGGCATGGACGGCGTGAACAACGCGGTCATCCCGGGCAAGGCCACGCCGGAGGACTACGTCCGGGAGATCACCCGGGCCAACGACGGCATCGTCAACCAGCGCACCGTCCACCAGACCGCCACCCGCGGGCACGCCATGGTGCAGCGCCTGGAACGCTACGGCGTCAAGTTCGAGAAGGACGAGTACGGCGAGTACGCGGTCCGTCAGGTGCACCGCTCCGGCCGCTACGTGCTGCCGATGCCGGAGGGCCGCGACGTCAAGAAGGTGCTCTACCGGCAGCTGCGCCGCCGCGAGATGCGCGAGAAGATCCAGATCGAGAACCGGGTGATGCCGGTCCGGGTGCTGACCGCCGACGGGCGGGCGGTCGGGGCGGCCGGGTTCGACACGCGCAGCGGCGAGTTCGTCACCGTGCGGGCGAAAGCGGTCATCCTGGCGACCGGCGCGTGCGGGCGGCTGGGGCTGCCGGCGAGCGGTTATCTGTACGGCACCTACGAGAACCCGACGAACGCCGGGGACGGGTACGCGATGGCGTACCACGCGGGCGCCGAGCTGTCCGGGATCGAGTGCTTCCAGATCAACCCGCTGATCAAGGACTACAACGGGCCGGCTTGCGCGTACGTCGCCAACCCGTTCGGCGGCTACCAGGTCAACAACCGGGGTGAGCGGTTCGTCGACTGCGACTACTGGTCCGGGCAGATGATGGCCGAGGTGGCGCGGGAGCTGGACTCCGACCGGGGGCCGATCTACCTGAAGCTCAGCCACCTGCCGGACGAGACGATCTCCGCGATCGAGGGGATCCTGCACACCACCGAGCGGCCGTCGCGGGGGACGTTCCACGCCGGGCGCGGCCACGACTACCGCACCCACGACATCGAGATGCACATCTCCGAGATCGGGCTGTGCGGCGGGCACTCGGCGTCCGGCGTCTGGGTGGACGAGAACGGTCAGACCACGGTGCCCGGTCTCTACGCGGCCGGCGACCTGGCCTGCGTGCCGCACAACTACATGATCGGCGCGTTCGTCTTCGGTGATCTGGCGGGGACGCATGCCGCTTCCCGTTCGGTCGATCTCTCGGCGCTCCCGCACGATCAAATCGAGGCGGCAAAGGCGCTGATCTACCGCCCGCTGGACCACCCCGACGGTCCCCCGCAACAGCAGATCGAGTACAAGCTGCGCCGCTTCGTCAACGACTACGTCGCCCCGCCCAAGTCCGCCGCCAAACTGGAGATCGCCGTCGAGACGTTCCAGCGGATGGCCGGCGAGATCGACGGGATGGGCGGGCGCACCCCGCACGAGCTGATGCGCTGCGTCGAGGTCAGCTTCATCCGCGACTGCGCCGAGATGGCCGCGCGCGCGTCGCTGGTCCGCACCGAGAGCCGCTGGGGCCTGTACCACGAGCGTGCCGACCACCCGCAGCGCGACGACGCGGAGTGGCTCTACCACCTCAACCTGCGCCGCAACGACGACGGCGAGATGGAGTTCGTCAAGCGCCCGGTCGCCGCCTACCTGTTCCCGGTCGACGGTTTCGAGCCCCAGCCGGGCCCCGAGCAGACCCCGGTGGCCGAGGTCCGCTCCTTCGGCACCGCCCTCCACACCCCGATTTCGGTACGCCCGGAGCACGTCACCGCCGCACCCGCGGCCGACCGCATCGTCGCCGTCCTGGCCCTGGCCGACGACCAGTCGCCACTGGCCGGTTTCGAGCCCTACCTCGCCGACCCGGACCCGGGAGTCCGGCAGACCGCCGTCGCCACGCTCACCGAAGTCGCGCCGCCCGGCGTCGCGGACGCCCTGGTCACCGCCCTGGCCGACACCGACGCCGGGGTCCGCGCGGCCGCCGTGGCCGGGCTGCGCGAACTCGCCGACGTGCTGCCGGCCTCGGCGGAACTGGCCCAGCGGCTGCGGGCCGCGTACGCCGGCACCGACCCGGCCGTCCGCGAGGTGGTCGTCGAGCTGCTCCGGGTGATCGGGCTCGGCACCCCCGCCGACTTCCGGGCGGCGGCCGAGGACGTCGAGGTGGCCGTGCGCCTGCAAGCCGTCCGCGGCCTGGTCCGCCGCGACGACGTGACCGGCCTGGCCGCGGCCGCCCTCGACCCGGCCCGCGAAGTCCGGGTGGCCGCCGCACACGGCCTCGGCACGGTCGGCGACCCGCACGGCGCGGCCGCCCTGGAACGGCTCGCCGCCGACCCGGACCTCCTGGTCCAGGCGGCGGCCCTGGCCGCCGCCGCGCCGATCGGCTGCCCGCCGCCCCTGGCCGACCTGGCGATCGCCCGGCTCGACGATCCGGCCTGGCAGGTCCGCGAGGGCGCGGCCAAGGCACTCGCCGCCGCGCCCGCCGAACTGGCGGTCCCGGTGCTGCTGACCGCGGCCAAGGACACGAACCTCGACGTCCGCAAGGCCGCGATCCGCTCCCTGTCCACCTGGCCGGACCGCGACGACGTCCGCTCCGCCCTGACCGACGCGAGCACCGACGGCGACGCCGACGTCCGCGCCTGGGCCCGCCGCGCCCTCAGCACCGCCTGA